The following proteins are co-located in the Pedobacter sp. FW305-3-2-15-E-R2A2 genome:
- the tyrS gene encoding tyrosine--tRNA ligase codes for MTNFVEELRWRGMLQDIMPGTEEKLNEGMTSGYIGFDPTADSLHVGHLTQIMTLIHFQRAGHKPYALVGGATGMVGDPSGKSDERNLQTEAMVEHNLAGMKKQLSKFLKFEDAGNGAVMVNNNDWFKDMNLFTFIRDVGKHITVNYMMAKDSVKRRLDGDSGLSFTEFCYQLIQGFDFYYLWKHHNCLIQMGGSDQWGNIVTGTELIRRKDAGTAFAITTQLIKKADGTKFGKTESGAVWLDPEKTSPYKFYQFWLNASDDDTKKWIRIFTLKTKEEIEALETEHDAAPHLRILQKALAEDITVRTHSLEALETAIKTSEFLFGNGSLEFFNTLTETQVLEIFEGIPQFSVSKEELRLGIDAATLLAEKSSVFPSKGEAKKLIQGGGVSVNKEKLKDAAEMISADHLLNDQFIIVQKGKKNYFLLVVK; via the coding sequence ATGACCAATTTTGTTGAAGAATTACGCTGGAGAGGCATGTTACAGGACATCATGCCTGGTACTGAAGAAAAATTAAATGAGGGAATGACGTCCGGGTATATTGGTTTTGATCCAACTGCAGATTCATTGCATGTGGGCCACCTGACCCAGATCATGACGCTTATTCATTTTCAACGTGCAGGACATAAGCCTTATGCTCTCGTAGGTGGCGCAACAGGAATGGTTGGAGATCCTTCCGGTAAATCCGATGAAAGGAATCTTCAGACAGAGGCTATGGTAGAACATAACCTTGCAGGGATGAAGAAACAACTTTCTAAATTCCTCAAATTTGAAGATGCCGGTAATGGAGCAGTCATGGTGAATAACAACGACTGGTTTAAAGACATGAACCTGTTTACTTTTATCAGAGATGTTGGAAAACACATTACGGTCAACTATATGATGGCTAAGGACAGTGTGAAAAGACGTTTGGATGGTGATTCCGGACTCTCTTTTACCGAATTCTGCTACCAGTTGATTCAGGGTTTTGATTTTTATTATTTATGGAAACACCATAATTGCCTCATTCAAATGGGCGGTTCTGATCAATGGGGTAACATTGTTACCGGTACGGAACTGATCAGACGCAAAGATGCAGGTACTGCCTTTGCGATTACCACTCAATTGATTAAAAAAGCAGACGGAACTAAATTTGGCAAGACTGAAAGTGGCGCCGTTTGGTTAGATCCTGAGAAAACTTCGCCTTATAAGTTCTATCAGTTTTGGTTAAATGCTTCTGATGATGATACCAAGAAGTGGATCAGGATCTTTACGTTAAAAACGAAGGAGGAAATTGAAGCGCTGGAAACAGAGCACGATGCTGCCCCTCATTTGCGCATCTTGCAAAAAGCATTGGCAGAGGACATCACCGTAAGGACACATTCTTTGGAAGCATTAGAGACTGCAATTAAGACTTCAGAGTTTTTATTTGGCAACGGTTCCTTAGAATTTTTTAATACTTTAACCGAGACACAGGTGCTGGAGATTTTTGAAGGAATTCCTCAGTTTTCTGTTTCAAAAGAAGAATTGCGCCTGGGCATTGATGCAGCTACTTTGCTGGCAGAGAAATCTTCGGTATTTCCTTCCAAAGGAGAAGCGAAGAAATTAATTCAGGGTGGCGGTGTATCGGTAAATAAAGAGAAATTAAAAGATGCTGCAGAAATGATCTCTGCAGATCACCTGTTAAATGACCAGTTCATTATCGTTCAGAAAGGAAAGAAAAACTATTTCCTGCTGGTCGTTAAATAA
- a CDS encoding acyl transferase, with amino-acid sequence MKDLIKQIFSISNQSQFEESCLNVFRHQAENCSIYKEYISHLRIKPEEIKASIEIPYLPISFFKTHEILSSKEASEITFSSSGTTGMIQSRHLVTDLSVYDQSFTLAFEQFYGKIENTCFLALLPSYLERDGSSLIYMVDALIRDSKHPDSGYFLHNHEELHQKLNQLKAAGQKTILIGVTYALLDFIEKYQIDFPELVVMETGGMKGKRKEMVREELHQLLQDGFGVSDIHSEYGMTELLSQAYSKGSGIFECPPWMKIHLRDTNDPLTLLSNNRSGGINVIDLANVNSCSFIATQDLGRLFPDGSFEVLGRFDNADIRGCNLLVQ; translated from the coding sequence GTGAAGGATTTAATTAAACAAATATTTTCGATCAGCAATCAAAGTCAGTTTGAAGAAAGCTGCCTGAATGTATTCAGACATCAGGCAGAAAACTGTAGCATTTACAAGGAATACATTTCTCATCTAAGGATTAAACCAGAAGAAATCAAAGCTTCGATAGAAATTCCTTACCTGCCGATCAGCTTTTTTAAAACACATGAAATACTGAGCAGCAAGGAGGCCAGTGAAATCACATTCAGCAGCTCCGGTACTACAGGAATGATTCAAAGCAGACACCTGGTTACGGATCTTTCTGTTTATGATCAAAGTTTTACCCTTGCCTTTGAACAGTTTTACGGAAAGATTGAAAACACCTGTTTCCTGGCACTGCTTCCATCCTATCTGGAGCGCGACGGTTCTTCTTTAATTTATATGGTGGATGCCCTGATCAGGGACAGCAAACACCCGGATAGCGGATATTTCCTGCACAACCACGAGGAATTACATCAAAAACTAAATCAGCTGAAAGCTGCAGGTCAGAAAACCATTTTGATTGGTGTGACCTATGCCCTACTTGATTTTATAGAGAAATATCAAATTGATTTCCCGGAGCTGGTGGTCATGGAAACCGGCGGAATGAAAGGAAAAAGAAAAGAAATGGTCAGAGAAGAATTACATCAGCTCCTGCAGGATGGCTTTGGCGTAAGTGATATCCATAGCGAGTATGGGATGACGGAACTCTTATCGCAGGCCTACTCTAAAGGATCGGGTATTTTCGAATGCCCGCCATGGATGAAAATCCATCTGAGAGATACCAATGACCCGCTAACCTTACTGAGCAACAACCGTAGCGGTGGGATCAATGTCATTGATCTCGCCAATGTCAATTCCTGCTCTTTTATTGCCACCCAGGATCTGGGACGCTTATTCCCTGATGGTTCCTTTGAAGTATTGGGCCGCTTTGACAATGCCGATATCAGAGGTTGTAACCTATTGGTTCAATAA